From a single Pirellulales bacterium genomic region:
- a CDS encoding sugar phosphate isomerase/epimerase, giving the protein MARPVTLFTGQWADLPLEDLARKASEFGYQGLELACWGDHFDVDKALSDDSYCVGRRDLLERYDLQLHAISTHLVGQAVLDVIDIRHKAILPAHVWGDGKPAGVNARAAEEVKNTARAAQKLGVEVVNGFTGSSIWPLLYSFPPVPQEMIDAGYQLFAERFNPILDVFGDCGVRFALEVHPTEIAFDLYSAERTLAAIDRREEFGFNFDPSHLLWQGVDPVEFLRACSDRIYHVHVKDAIVTLNGRSGILSSHLNFGDPRRGWDFRSPGRGGVNFEEIIRALNQIGYAGPLSVEWEDVGMDREAGAREAAEFVKRLDFTPSQVAFDAAFAEK; this is encoded by the coding sequence ATGGCCAGGCCCGTCACGCTCTTTACCGGTCAATGGGCCGATTTGCCGCTCGAGGACCTGGCCCGAAAGGCCAGCGAATTCGGCTATCAGGGCTTGGAACTTGCCTGCTGGGGGGACCATTTCGACGTCGACAAGGCCCTGTCGGACGACAGTTATTGCGTCGGCCGCCGCGACCTTTTGGAACGGTACGACCTGCAACTGCACGCCATCAGCACGCACCTGGTCGGACAGGCCGTGCTCGATGTGATCGACATCCGGCACAAGGCCATCCTGCCCGCGCATGTGTGGGGCGACGGCAAGCCAGCCGGCGTCAATGCGCGAGCGGCCGAAGAAGTGAAGAACACGGCGCGCGCCGCGCAAAAGCTGGGTGTGGAAGTCGTAAACGGCTTCACCGGCTCGAGCATCTGGCCGCTCTTGTACAGCTTTCCGCCAGTGCCGCAGGAAATGATCGACGCCGGCTATCAGTTGTTTGCCGAGCGATTCAACCCGATCCTCGATGTCTTCGGCGATTGCGGCGTGCGGTTCGCCCTGGAAGTACATCCGACGGAAATCGCGTTCGACCTCTATAGCGCCGAGCGAACGCTCGCGGCCATCGACCGGCGCGAGGAGTTCGGCTTCAATTTCGATCCCAGCCATCTCTTGTGGCAAGGCGTCGACCCGGTCGAGTTCCTGCGCGCCTGTTCCGACCGCATCTATCACGTACACGTCAAGGACGCGATCGTCACGCTCAACGGGCGCTCGGGCATTCTGTCGAGCCACCTGAATTTCGGCGATCCGCGCCGCGGCTGGGATTTTCGTTCGCCGGGGCGCGGCGGCGTGAATTTCGAAGAGATCATTCGCGCCCTGAACCAGATCGGCTACGCCGGCCCGCTATCGGTCGAATGGGAAGATGTGGGCATGGACCGCGAAGCAGGGGCCCGCGAGGCCGCCGAGTTCGTCAAGCGGCTCGATTTCACGCCCAGCCAGGTGGCGTTCGACGCGGCTTTTGCCGAGAAATAG
- the cmk gene encoding (d)CMP kinase, with translation MIVTIDGPAGAGKSSVSRMLAQRLGFAFLDTGAMYRAVALAALRQNLGWNDPTALAALARRLNIEIRDDRTYLEGEDVSSEIRSHEVTSATHYAANNVAVRAHLVQLQRQVAGRLDIVTEGRDQGTVVFPHAECKIFLDASPHERARRRQADLAARGEKLSLDEVLADQNRRDESDAAREVGPLVAAADAVHVNTDGLAPEEVVDRLEALVRARMPEAAK, from the coding sequence ATGATCGTGACCATCGACGGACCTGCCGGAGCCGGCAAGAGCAGCGTTTCGCGGATGCTGGCGCAGCGCCTGGGTTTCGCTTTTCTCGACACGGGCGCGATGTATCGGGCCGTGGCGCTGGCGGCGCTACGGCAGAACCTTGGCTGGAATGACCCGACGGCGCTCGCGGCCCTGGCGCGGCGGCTGAATATCGAAATTCGCGACGACCGCACTTATCTCGAAGGAGAGGACGTCAGCAGCGAAATCCGCAGCCACGAGGTGACCTCGGCCACGCATTACGCCGCCAACAACGTTGCAGTCCGCGCGCACCTGGTCCAGCTGCAGCGGCAAGTGGCGGGTCGGCTGGACATCGTCACCGAGGGGCGGGACCAGGGAACGGTCGTTTTTCCGCACGCTGAATGCAAGATTTTTCTCGACGCTTCGCCCCATGAACGGGCCCGGCGGCGGCAGGCCGATTTGGCGGCCCGTGGCGAGAAGCTAAGCTTGGACGAGGTGCTCGCGGACCAGAACCGGCGCGACGAAAGCGATGCTGCGCGCGAGGTGGGTCCGCTCGTGGCGGCGGCCGACGCCGTACACGTGAACACGGATGGGTTAGCGCCCGAGGAAGTCGTCGACCGCTTGGAGGCGCTCGTGCGAGCAAGGATGCCGGAAGCCGCAAAGTAG
- a CDS encoding lysophospholipid acyltransferase family protein produces MADRSLAKQLWYKYLHVTCRLTFTGLFHFRCTGRENEPAAGGALVLSNHQSMFDPVLVGATLERRLNYMARETLFAFAPFRWLIQSLDAIPIDREGLGLSGLKETLRRVKRGEMVLIFPEGTRSPDGEVAALKPGFSALARRAKVPLLPIGIDGAYQAWPRDHAFPGLSTIHVHVGEPIPAEEAATADERELVAEVERRIRACHAIARQGRLRALDQLSREDASQHVVPVAVAEAIVA; encoded by the coding sequence ATGGCTGACCGATCGCTCGCGAAACAGCTTTGGTACAAATATTTGCACGTGACGTGCCGGCTAACGTTCACGGGCTTGTTTCATTTTCGTTGCACCGGGCGCGAGAATGAGCCCGCCGCGGGAGGGGCCCTGGTACTCTCGAACCACCAAAGCATGTTCGACCCGGTGCTGGTGGGCGCGACGCTCGAGCGACGTTTGAACTACATGGCGCGGGAGACGCTATTCGCCTTCGCGCCGTTTCGCTGGCTCATTCAATCGCTCGATGCCATTCCGATCGATCGCGAAGGGTTGGGGCTCTCGGGCTTGAAGGAGACGCTGCGGCGCGTGAAGCGCGGCGAGATGGTGCTGATCTTTCCCGAGGGAACGCGATCGCCTGACGGTGAAGTGGCGGCGCTCAAACCCGGCTTTTCAGCGCTGGCCCGCCGCGCGAAGGTGCCGCTTTTGCCAATCGGCATCGATGGGGCCTACCAGGCCTGGCCGCGCGACCATGCCTTTCCCGGCTTGTCGACGATCCATGTCCACGTTGGCGAGCCGATTCCCGCCGAAGAGGCTGCCACGGCCGATGAACGGGAACTCGTGGCCGAGGTTGAGCGACGGATCCGCGCCTGTCATGCCATTGCCCGGCAAGGCCGGCTGCGGGCGCTCGACCAATTGTCCCGCGAGGATGCGTCTCAGCACGTCGTGCCGGTAGCCGTGGCCGAAGCAATCGTGGCCTGA
- a CDS encoding creatininase family protein has protein sequence MRPWKLAETNYAYVKENKFQVAVLPLGATEPHNLHLPYGTDTIEGDVVGEEICQAAHDRGARVVLLPTIPYGTETNQIAYPLSMNVNPSTLAAVIGDLVESLARHDIRKVVLLNSHGGNDLKPILREMYGKTSAHLFLCNWYKVLADIEHEIFVEPGDHAGEMETSFILAYRPELVAKNPDGSLAADAGATAATKFDAVNRGWISITRPWHLLTTNTGSGNPHAATAEKGRAMMKLLVERLAQFLVELSAAPLDERFPY, from the coding sequence GTGCGTCCCTGGAAGCTGGCCGAGACGAACTACGCTTACGTGAAGGAAAACAAGTTCCAGGTGGCGGTGTTGCCGCTGGGGGCCACCGAGCCGCATAACCTGCACCTGCCATACGGCACCGACACGATCGAAGGGGACGTGGTCGGCGAGGAAATCTGCCAGGCGGCGCACGATCGCGGGGCGAGGGTCGTGCTGCTGCCGACGATTCCCTACGGCACCGAAACGAACCAGATCGCTTACCCGCTGTCGATGAACGTCAACCCTTCGACGTTGGCCGCTGTGATCGGCGACCTTGTCGAATCGCTCGCCCGGCACGACATACGCAAAGTCGTGCTGCTCAATAGCCACGGCGGCAACGATCTGAAGCCGATTTTGCGCGAGATGTACGGCAAGACGTCGGCGCATTTGTTCCTGTGCAACTGGTACAAGGTGCTGGCCGACATCGAGCACGAGATCTTCGTCGAGCCTGGCGATCACGCGGGCGAAATGGAGACGTCGTTCATCCTTGCGTATCGTCCGGAACTGGTGGCGAAAAACCCCGATGGCAGCCTGGCGGCCGACGCCGGCGCGACGGCGGCGACGAAGTTTGACGCCGTCAACCGCGGTTGGATCTCGATCACCCGTCCCTGGCACCTGCTGACCACGAATACCGGGTCGGGCAACCCTCACGCGGCGACGGCCGAAAAAGGGCGCGCCATGATGAAGCTGCTGGTCGAACGGCTGGCGCAGTTTCTGGTCGAACTATCGGCCGCGCCGCTGGATGAGCGGTTTCCTTATTGA
- a CDS encoding redoxin domain-containing protein, producing MKRFSAAPSVLGIMVLMMALLMVANETASAATKSSAKPGAKVENFTLADYRGTEHSFADLAGKRATVVAFLGTECPLAKSYGPRLAELAAKYGSEGVAFIGIDPNRQDSLAEIAAYARTSNIEFPILKDLNNKVADAIGATRTPEVFVLDKNHVVRYSGRIDDRYGVGYVRDKIDNDYVATALDAVLADKAVKTAHVDATGCLIGRMHDVDKNSEITYSKQVARIFQDHCVSCHRPGEIGPFAMTDYEEVAGWADMIAEVVRERRMPPWHADPKVGHFRNDISLSDADKETIFKWVAAGAPEGDRADLPEPREYAQGWTLQREPDLVVDIQAEPYTVPADGVVEYQYFTVDPGFKEDKWIKASQVIPGSAPVVHHVLCFVQAPGRDRGSFDENGLGFLAAYVPGYRATPFPDGMAKHVPAGSKLVFQMHYTPVGKEQHDLSKIGFIFAKPEELTHMVQTVSTGNRGINIPPHAEDYSREATMTPYKHDLTVLSYSPHMHVRGKAFSYEAIYPDGKREMLLDIPRYDFNWQTSYELAEAKTLPPGTRIHCVAHWDNSDNNLANPDPSARVNWGDQTFEEMMIGFFDVAIPLDREKLLADGTIPKLEPAASVEDRAKELVSQLDGNGDGKLTKDEVPERFQLMFGLLDADHDGFVDADEALKFVKANGGRRPGGFGGGGRGRGQRGGDRSERMHRGGGERKPAAENADPAGS from the coding sequence ATGAAGCGCTTCTCCGCAGCACCTTCTGTCCTGGGGATTATGGTCCTGATGATGGCGCTCCTGATGGTAGCCAACGAAACGGCGAGCGCTGCGACCAAATCGAGCGCCAAGCCGGGCGCGAAGGTCGAGAACTTCACGCTCGCGGACTATCGTGGCACCGAGCATTCATTTGCGGATCTGGCCGGCAAGCGGGCGACAGTCGTTGCGTTTCTGGGGACCGAGTGCCCGTTGGCCAAAAGCTACGGTCCGCGTCTGGCCGAATTGGCGGCCAAGTACGGAAGCGAGGGAGTGGCGTTCATTGGTATCGACCCCAACCGGCAGGATTCGCTGGCCGAGATCGCGGCCTATGCTCGCACCTCGAATATCGAGTTCCCGATCCTCAAGGATTTGAATAACAAGGTGGCCGACGCCATCGGTGCCACCCGCACGCCGGAAGTCTTCGTGCTCGACAAGAATCACGTGGTGCGTTACTCGGGCCGGATTGATGATCGGTACGGCGTCGGTTACGTGCGCGACAAGATCGATAACGATTATGTAGCGACGGCGCTCGACGCGGTGCTGGCCGATAAAGCGGTGAAAACGGCGCACGTCGATGCAACCGGCTGCTTGATCGGCCGCATGCACGACGTCGACAAAAACTCGGAGATCACCTACTCGAAGCAAGTCGCGCGAATCTTCCAGGATCATTGTGTGAGCTGCCATCGGCCGGGCGAGATCGGACCTTTCGCCATGACCGATTACGAAGAAGTGGCCGGCTGGGCCGACATGATCGCCGAAGTGGTGCGCGAGCGCCGCATGCCGCCCTGGCACGCCGACCCCAAGGTTGGACATTTCCGCAACGACATCAGCTTGTCGGACGCGGATAAGGAAACGATCTTCAAATGGGTCGCTGCCGGAGCTCCGGAAGGCGACCGCGCCGACCTGCCCGAGCCGCGCGAATATGCTCAAGGCTGGACGCTACAGCGCGAGCCCGACCTGGTCGTCGATATCCAGGCCGAGCCGTACACGGTGCCGGCCGACGGCGTCGTGGAATATCAGTACTTCACCGTCGACCCCGGCTTCAAGGAAGACAAGTGGATTAAGGCCAGCCAGGTCATTCCGGGTAGCGCTCCGGTCGTGCATCACGTATTGTGCTTCGTGCAGGCGCCTGGACGCGACCGCGGCAGCTTCGATGAAAACGGCCTGGGCTTTTTAGCCGCGTATGTGCCGGGCTATCGGGCCACGCCGTTCCCGGACGGCATGGCCAAGCACGTCCCGGCGGGTTCGAAGCTGGTGTTCCAGATGCACTACACGCCGGTCGGCAAAGAGCAGCATGATCTGTCGAAGATCGGCTTCATCTTCGCCAAGCCCGAAGAGCTGACGCACATGGTGCAGACGGTTTCGACCGGCAACCGCGGCATCAACATTCCGCCGCACGCCGAGGATTACTCGCGCGAAGCCACGATGACGCCGTACAAGCACGACCTGACCGTGCTGTCGTACTCGCCGCACATGCACGTGCGCGGGAAGGCGTTCTCGTACGAAGCGATCTATCCCGACGGCAAGCGCGAGATGCTGCTCGATATCCCCCGCTACGATTTCAACTGGCAAACCAGCTACGAGCTGGCCGAGGCCAAGACGCTGCCGCCGGGCACACGCATTCATTGCGTGGCCCATTGGGATAATTCGGACAACAACCTGGCCAATCCCGATCCTTCGGCGCGCGTGAACTGGGGCGATCAGACGTTCGAAGAAATGATGATCGGGTTCTTCGACGTAGCGATTCCGCTTGATCGTGAGAAGCTGTTGGCCGACGGCACGATTCCCAAGCTCGAGCCGGCCGCGTCGGTCGAAGACCGTGCCAAGGAACTGGTCAGCCAGCTCGACGGCAACGGCGACGGCAAGCTGACGAAGGACGAGGTGCCCGAGCGCTTCCAATTGATGTTCGGCTTGCTCGACGCGGATCACGACGGCTTTGTCGACGCCGACGAGGCGCTCAAGTTCGTGAAGGCCAACGGCGGCCGGCGACCGGGCGGATTCGGCGGCGGCGGACGCGGACGGGGCCAGCGCGGTGGCGACCGCAGCGAGCGCATGCACCGTGGCGGCGGCGAGCGCAAACCGGCCGCGGAAAACGCCGACCCGGCCGGAAGTTAG
- a CDS encoding DUF1570 domain-containing protein — protein MPGLGVALTTLRAAAPAAAGRRESKEISAQHAALHASYAEKLAELAAWAEGQQLTDEAQIARDWLPAEEPNRITLACRPAPDDATSETLTSTSAEWRERFAALRAEQAKALFDLAVEAADHGHAADAFPLLVEVIREQPDHEKARQILGYEKYKGDWLTPFEVAKAREGQVWHAKFGWLPAAHVARYEAGERYYNNGWIKADEEQRLRGGSRKGSKGWDVVTEHYNVHTTHSLEAGVQLATRLERLYDAWQQLFASFYATDEQLVRRFRMQAATSNTPQRHRVMYFRDRDEYVQALERKEPNIGVSAGYYLAAKKTAYFYAVDEADLTNLNHEATHQLFNEVRPAVRDMGRDGNFWVVEGIACFMESLTEAHGWHLVGGNDAERLIAAQHRLLVNDFYVPLAELTTMSMDRLKVDPNIATLYSQATGLTYFLMFADEGRYRAALIAYLSAIYRGRDRAGTLAELCRSNYDELDAQYRDYLKSVK, from the coding sequence GTGCCTGGCCTTGGCGTGGCGCTAACGACATTGCGCGCCGCTGCGCCGGCAGCCGCGGGGCGCAGGGAATCAAAAGAGATCAGCGCCCAGCACGCGGCGCTGCACGCCTCTTACGCCGAAAAGCTGGCCGAGCTCGCCGCCTGGGCCGAGGGCCAGCAGCTAACTGACGAAGCACAGATCGCGCGCGACTGGCTGCCGGCCGAAGAACCGAATCGGATCACTTTGGCCTGTCGCCCCGCGCCGGATGATGCCACGAGCGAAACACTTACGTCGACGTCGGCCGAATGGCGCGAGCGTTTTGCCGCGTTGCGAGCCGAGCAGGCAAAGGCGCTTTTCGATCTCGCGGTCGAGGCAGCCGATCACGGCCACGCGGCCGATGCGTTTCCGCTATTGGTCGAAGTGATTCGCGAACAGCCCGACCACGAGAAAGCACGCCAAATCCTGGGCTATGAGAAATACAAAGGGGACTGGCTGACGCCCTTCGAGGTGGCAAAAGCTCGCGAAGGGCAGGTGTGGCACGCGAAGTTTGGCTGGCTGCCCGCGGCGCACGTTGCCCGCTACGAGGCGGGCGAGCGCTATTACAACAATGGCTGGATCAAGGCCGACGAAGAGCAGCGTCTCCGTGGCGGCTCACGCAAGGGAAGCAAAGGGTGGGATGTTGTCACGGAGCACTACAACGTCCATACAACGCACAGTCTCGAGGCGGGCGTGCAACTGGCCACGCGCCTGGAGCGTTTGTACGACGCGTGGCAGCAGTTGTTCGCGAGCTTTTACGCCACCGACGAGCAACTCGTCCGACGCTTCCGTATGCAGGCCGCCACGAGCAACACGCCGCAGCGGCATCGGGTGATGTACTTCCGCGACCGCGACGAGTACGTGCAGGCGCTCGAGCGCAAAGAACCGAACATCGGCGTTAGCGCCGGATACTATCTGGCCGCGAAGAAAACGGCTTATTTTTACGCCGTCGATGAAGCGGATCTCACGAATTTGAATCACGAGGCCACGCATCAACTGTTCAATGAAGTTCGCCCCGCGGTCCGTGATATGGGACGCGACGGCAATTTCTGGGTGGTCGAGGGGATCGCGTGCTTCATGGAATCGCTCACCGAGGCCCATGGCTGGCACCTGGTCGGCGGCAACGATGCGGAGCGGTTGATCGCGGCGCAGCACCGTCTGCTGGTTAACGATTTTTACGTGCCACTTGCCGAGCTGACGACGATGTCGATGGATCGATTAAAGGTCGATCCGAATATCGCGACCCTCTATAGCCAGGCCACCGGCCTGACCTATTTCTTGATGTTCGCCGACGAAGGGCGCTACCGTGCGGCGCTTATCGCTTATCTTTCGGCCATCTATCGCGGGCGTGACCGTGCTGGCACGCTGGCCGAATTGTGCCGCTCGAACTACGACGAGCTCGACGCGCAATACCGCGACTACTTGAAGAGCGTCAAGTGA
- a CDS encoding DNA-3-methyladenine glycosylase produces MPRNSALSEASKPGRTRHRKLRRAFFARPAIDVAQDLIGKILVHRLGDGEFRGRIVETEAYVGPHDLASHSSKGRTKRTEIMFGPPGYAYVYLIYGMYDMLNVVVGKKGDAQAVLLRGAEPLGDWDAHIIGPGRLARAFGVTRAHNGVDLTQNDLFFLDDPRDRPKLRRTKRIGVDYAGEWKDALLRFVDADCAALRR; encoded by the coding sequence ATGCCGCGGAACTCGGCCTTGAGCGAAGCATCGAAGCCGGGCCGAACTCGTCATCGCAAGCTGCGTCGTGCGTTCTTCGCGCGGCCGGCGATCGACGTCGCCCAGGACCTGATCGGCAAGATTCTGGTACACAGGCTGGGCGACGGGGAGTTTCGCGGCCGCATCGTCGAGACCGAGGCGTACGTTGGCCCGCACGATCTGGCGTCGCATTCGTCGAAGGGACGGACGAAGCGCACGGAAATCATGTTCGGACCGCCGGGCTACGCGTACGTTTACCTGATCTATGGCATGTACGACATGCTCAACGTTGTGGTCGGGAAAAAAGGGGACGCCCAGGCCGTTCTCCTGCGCGGAGCTGAGCCGCTGGGCGATTGGGACGCGCACATCATCGGCCCCGGACGGCTGGCGCGGGCTTTCGGTGTCACACGCGCTCACAACGGCGTCGATCTGACGCAGAACGATCTGTTCTTTCTCGACGATCCGCGCGATCGGCCGAAGCTGCGGCGCACGAAGCGGATCGGCGTCGATTATGCCGGCGAGTGGAAAGACGCGCTCTTGCGATTCGTCGATGCTGATTGTGCAGCGCTACGGCGCTAA